From the Clarias gariepinus isolate MV-2021 ecotype Netherlands chromosome 3, CGAR_prim_01v2, whole genome shotgun sequence genome, one window contains:
- the crebbpa gene encoding CREB-binding protein isoform X2, producing the protein MADNLLDPGPPNAKRPKMTAPASDGPELSSLSWDDLESNLPDELIPSGPNGDLGLMGMPSNGGAGTTAGMPGAAANHKQLSELLRGGTGPGLNSAAMNSSSPGPGGGMGPQLGALGKSPLGQGSPSHASPTPKPAGAAQGAPGNGGMGMNAGFSQAMLNNGMMAQSAAAQQGQVMNGTLGPGGRGRGAPGMQYQGAASVGQQVAAAAAGGAPGGAGSVLAETLTQGAQQMGMNAQQAGNMNKMGMPGGGSPFGQYQTGGQQLAAPGVNAQLQSKAALTNSLPNVPTMPQAQQQVAVGMVGCQGVPAGPTADPEKRKLIQQQLVLLLHAHKCQRREQANGEVRACALPHCRTMKNVLNHMTHCQAGKSCQVAHCASSRQIISHWKNCTRHDCPVCLPLKNASDKRNQQPMLTSQNAGLQNTIGQVGSGQNTAPALNTSAPIDPSSMQRAYAALGLPYGNQNPTQTQTSPAQSAQTQHQQQMRPLNPLASNPIMSGGAMGVPTSDQPKLHPDPNMPSTLNANTQLMPDGSAVGALGNVPTAAPLSASGVRKAWHEHVTQDLRNHLVHKLVQAIFPTPDPAALKDRRMENLVAYARKVEGDMYESANSRDEYYHFLAEKIYKIQKELEEKRRSRLQKQIINQAPMTTPGAQQQQQQQQQQQQQQQQQQQQQQQPALNQPNSLGPRPQNGPVPMPNVPSQMINRMQVTQGINQFNAMSIQNVQMSQAPMAARAASPMSHAQQINMSSVPQLGMSPTRMAPAQGMMGPHGTNMVPQAANQTPFMQQFSTNANAMNVNMGGQPNTQAAVPQPQNLPMNAHGPLASQMNCPAPPQAPLRATPPPSAGATVTGTNLTPLQANQAGTPTPGPAQCTPPHTQPQTELPALSQPHPGTPSADNRVPTPASTASADLHSQHAVPELPTVTEPKVEPKQEEQDFESSTVETETKMEVEDESGPLVKKEEPESSETKQEPMDTEDKKPDVKVEPKEEEESSTAGTTSSSPSQSRRKIFKPEELRQALMPTLESLYRQDPESLPFRQPVDPILLGIPDYFDIVKIPIDLSTIKRKLDTGQYQEPWQYVDDVWLMFNNAWLYNRKTSRVYKYCSKLAEVFEQEIDPVMQGLGYCCGRKYEFSPQTLCCYGKQLCTIPRDGTYYSYQNRYHFCEKCFNEIQGDSVTLGDDPAQPQTMISKDQFERKKNDTLDPEPFVECKDCGRKMHQICVLHYEVIWPSGFICDNCLKKSAKTRKENKFSAKRLQVTRLGTYIEDRVNKYLKRQNHPEAGEVFVRVVASSDKTVEVKPGMKARFVDNNEMAESFPYRTKALFAFEEIDGVDVCFFGMHVQEYGSDCPFPNTRRVYISYLDSIHFFRPRALRTAVYHEILIGYLEYVKKLGYVTGHIWACPPSEGDDYIFHCHPADQKIPKPKRLQEWYRKMLDKAFAERILHDYKDIFKQATEDRLTSANELPYFEGDFWPNVLEESIKELEQEEEERKKEENTAACETPEVRLLTEGTPGDSKNAKKKNNKKTNKNKSSVSRANKKKPGMPNVANDLSQKLYATMEKHKEVFFVIHLHSGPMMNTLPPIMDPDPLLSCDLMDGRDAFLTLARDKHWEFSSLRRCKWSTMCMLVELHNQGQDRFVYTCNECKHHVETRWHCTVCEDFDLCINCYNTKGHEHQMVKWGLGLDDDSNSQSGEASKSPQESRRLSIQRCIQSLVHACQCRNANCSLPSCQKMKRVVQHTKGCKRKTNGGCPVCKQLIALCCYHAKHCQENKCPVPFCLNIKQKLRQQQLQHRLQQAQMMRRRMATMQGRAGPQSLPSPPPTAAPGTPTAQQQQPNTPQTPQPLLPSQPTTPNAGVMSPTYPTAPRNGQQVSQGKSGTQASPLHQQPSPLPQPQSQQQQQPPQQPQPPPAAVQMARKIEMMAQAQQSQGYRMTLNGLPMNHQQPQQRMPGAMQPPTQMVGPRGQQVMPGMSQGPWVQSGMQPGMQPGMQQAAPPQQQQAPQGPQQTVPMQRPMMSQQQPQRMMVPAQGQRPPQRPPAIPPNALQDLLRTLKSPSSPQQQQQVLNILKSNPQLMAAFIKQRTAKYASQPQQQQQPPQGMQPTMQAMAAMPGVQRPGMPTQQPQQPNPQGMPALGPGQSPIHAELYRRQLLRQQQQQQQQQQQQQQQQQGVMTHGQFPQAQAPAPSYSQLRMQHQQLTGMQGAGGPMGQLPQMQQMGQSGLGMDGAQNLIHQRMLQQQQQQQQAVLKPQMSSPANPMSPQGHLLPGQSMPGNTLGSQVRSPAPVQPPRPPSQQAQQHSSPSPQVQPQPSPHSASPHPGLGTPMATGASLEQQGHLGTPEQSTMLSQLNAPGRSGLPNDLAMSGDPTGDTLEKFVERL; encoded by the exons aTGGCTGATAATCTGCTTGATCCCGGACCTCCGAATGCGAAGAGGCCGAAGATGACAGCACCTGCCTCAGACGGGCCAG AGTTGAGCTCGTTGTCGTGGGACGACCTGGAGAGCAACCTGCCGGACGAGTTGATTCCGAGCGGTCCGAACGGCGACCTCGGACTGATGGGCATGCCTTCGAACGGTGGAGCGGGCACGACAGCAGGGATGCCGGGCGCCGCCGCTAATCACAAGCAGCTCTCGGAGCTCCTGCGCGGGGGCACCGGCCCCGGTCTGAATTCGGCAGCTATGAACTCGTCCAGCCCGGGCCCCGGGGGAGGTATGGGGCCTCAACTGGGCGCCCTTGGTAAGAGCCCGCTGGGCCAGGGCTCTCCCTCGCACGCGTCCCCGACGCCGAAGCCGGCGGGAGCCGCTCAGGGCGCGCCGGGGAATGGTGGCATGGGAATGAACGCCGGCTTCAGCCAGGCCATGCTGAACAACGGCATGATGGCACAGAGCGCGGCTGCGCAGCAGGGCCAGGTGATGAACGGGACGCTGGGCCCGGGCGGGCGTGGCAGGGGCGCGCCGGGGATGCAGTACCAAGGAGCGGCATCCGTAGGGCAGCAGGTGGCGGCGGCGGCAGCCGGGGGAGCGCCAGGAGGAGCGGGCAGCGTGCTGGCAGAGACACTGACGCAGGGGGCGCAGCAGATGGGCATGAACGCTCAGCAAGCAGGCAACATGAACAAG ATGGGTATGCCAGGAGGTGGCAGTCCATTCGGTCAATATCAAACGGGCGGGCAGCAGTTAGCGGCGCCGGGTGTGAACGCGCAGCTACAGAGTAAAGCAGCCCTGACGAACAGCCTGCCGAACGTTCCCACCATG CCCCAGGCGCAGCAGCAGGTGGCGGTGGGAATGGTCGGGTGTCAGGGTGTTCCTGCCGGTCCGACGGCCGACCCGGAGAAGCGCAAGCTGATCCAGCAGCAGCTGGTCCTGCTGCTCCACGCGCACAAGTGCCAGCGGCGTGAGCAGGCCAACGGCGAGGTGCGGGCGTGTGCCCTCCCCCACTGCAGGACCATGAAAAACGTCCTCAACCACATGACCCACTGCCAGGCCGGCAAGTCCTGTCAGG TGGCTCATTGCGCGTCCTCGAGACAGATTATTTCTCACTGGAAGAACTGCACGCGGCACGACTGTCCCGTCTGCCTCCCGCTGAAGAACGCCAGCGACAAGCGCAACCAGCAGC CCATGCTGACGTCTCAGAACGCCGGCCTGCAAAACACAATCGGTCAGGTGGGTTCGGGTCAGAACACGGCCCCTGCCCTGAACACCTCGGCTCCTATAGACCCGAGCTCCATGCAGCGAGCCTACGCCGCCCTCGGTCTCCCTTACGGCAACCAGAACCCTACGCAGACCCAGACGTCTCCCGCTCAGTCTGCGCAAACTCAACACCAGCAGCAGATGAGGCCGTTGAACCCGCTCG cctCTAACCCGATAATGAGTGGCGGGGCTATGGGTGTGCCCACGTCGGATCAACCCAAACTGCATCCTGACCCCAACATGCCGTCCACTCTGAACGCCAACAC TCAGCTGATGCCAGACGGCTCGGCGGTGGGAGCTCTGGGAAACGTGCCCACGGCGGCGCCGCTGTCTGCCAGCGGAGTAAGAAAAGCCTGGCATGAACACGTCACTCAGGACCTCCGCAACCACCTCGTCCACAAACT AGTGCAGGCCATCTTCCCAACACCGGACCCTGCAGCCCTGAAAGATCGACGCATGGAGAACCTGGTGGCGTACGCCCGGAAGGTGGAGGGAGACATGTACGAGTCGGCCAACAGCAGA GACGAGTACTATCACTTCCTAGCCGAGAAGATTTACAAGATCCAGAAGGAGCTGGAGGAGAAGAGGCGCTCCCGGCTCCAGAAGCAGATCATCAACCAGGCGCCCATGACCACGCCCGGGGcgcaacaacaacagcagcagcagcaacaacaacaacaacaacagcagcagcagcagcagcaacaacaacaacccgcTCTGAACCAACCCAACTCTCTGGGACCCCGGCCTCAAA ATGGACCTGTGCCTATGCCCAATGTGCCAAGTCAGATGATCAACCGCATGCAGGTCACTCAAg GGATAAACCAGTTCAATGCAATGTCCATACAGAATGTGCAGATGTCTCAAGCTCCAATGGCTGCCCGAGCAGCCTCCCCGATGAGTCACGCACAACAGATAAACATGAGCTCTGTTCCTCAG CTCGGAATGTCACCCACGCGAATGGCGCCGGCGCAAGGGATGATGGGACCCCATGGCACGAACATGGTGCCTCAAGCCGCGAATCAGACACCGTTTATGCAGCAGTTTTCTACTAATGCTAACGCTATGAACGTCAACATGGGGGGCCAGCCCAACACGCAGGCAGCTGTTCCTCAg CCACAGAACCTCCCTATGAATGCACACGGCCCTCTGGCTTCTCAGATGAACTGCCCCGCGCCTCCCCAAGCTCCTCTTAGGGCCACCCCGCCCCCTAGTGCCGGAGCGACCGTCACCGGTACCAACCTGACACCTCTGCAGGCAAATCAGGCCGGCACTCCCACGCCTGGCCCGGCGCAGTGCACGCCACCGCACACGCAGCCTCAGACAGAGCTGCCTGCCTTGTCACAGCCCCATCCTGGCACACCG AGTGCCGATAACAGAGTCCCCACCCCGGCTTCGACAGCAAGCGCCGACCTGCACAGCCAGCATGCCGTACCTGAGCTGCCCACGGTGACCGAGCCCAAAGTAGAGCCCAAGCAAGAGGAGCAGGACTTCGAGTCCAGTACTGTGGAAACTGAAACCAAGATGGAG GTGGAGGATGAATCCGGCCCTCTGGTCAAGAAGGAAGAGCCCGAAAGCTCGGAGACCAAGCAGGAGCCCATGGATACGGAGGATAAGAAGCCTGACGTCAAGGTGGAGccaaaagaggaggaggaaagcAGCACGGCCGGCACTACATCGTCCTCACCGTCGCAGTCTCGGCGCAAAA tctTTAAGCCGGAGGAGCTGCGCCAGGCTTTAATGCCTACGCTGGAGTCTTTATACAGACAGGATCCCGAGTCTTTGCCCTTCCGCCAGCCTGTGGATCCCATCCTGCTGGGCATCCCG GACTACTTTGACATCGTGAAGATCCCCATCGACCTGTCCACCATAAAGCGCAAGCTGGACACGGGTCAGTACCAGGAGCCGTGGCAGTACGTGGACGACGTCTGGCTCATGTTCAACAACGCCTGGCTGTACAACAGGAAGACGTCGCGCGTCTACAAGTACTGCTCCAAGCTGGCCGAGGTGTTTGAGCAGGAGATCGACCCCGTCATGCAGGGCCTCGGGTACTGCTGCGGCCGGAAG TATGAGTTCTCCCCTCAAACACTCTGCTGCTACGGCAAGCAGCTCTGCACCATTCCCCGCGACGGCACCTACTACAGCTACCAGAACAG GTACCACTTTTGCGAGAAGTGCTTCAATGAGATTCAGGGAGACAGCGTGACGCTGGGCGACGATCCCGCGCAGCCGCAAAC AATGATTTCCAAGGATCAGTTTGAGAGAAAGAAGAATGATACACTAGACCCTGAGCC gtttgttgaatGTAAAGACTGCGGACGCAAGATGCATCAGATTTGTGTCCTGCACTATGAAGTCATCTGGCCctctgg CTTTATTTGTGATAACTGTTTGAAGAAGAGTGCGAAGACGAGGAAGGAAAATAAGTTCTCAGCCAAAA gATTGCAGGTGACGCGGTTGGGCACATACATAGAGGACCGAGTGAATAAGTACTTGAAGAGACAGAACCACCCGGAAGCCGGCGAGGTGTTCGTCCGAGTGGTGGCCAGTTCAGACAAAACGGTGGAAGTCAAACCCGGCATGAAGGCCAG GTTTGTCGACAACAACGAGATGGCCGAGAGCTTCCCTTACAGAACCAAAGCACTTTTCGCCTTCGAGGAGATCGACGGTGTCGACGTATGTTTTTTCGGCATGCACGTACAGGAGTACGGCTCGGACTGCCCTTTTCCCAACACCAG ACGGGTATACATATCATACCTCGACAGTATTCACTTCTTCAGACCTCGCGCGCTTCGGACAGCAGTTTATCACGAGATCCTCATCGGTTATCTGGAATACGTCAAGAAGTTGGG GTACGTGACAGGACATATATGGGCGTGCCCTCCGAGCGAAGGTGACGACTACATTTTCCACTGTCACCCTGCCGATCAGAAGATCCCCAAACCCAAGCGCCTGCAGGAATGGTACCGTAAGATGTTGGACAAGGCCTTTGCAGAGAGAATACTCCATGACTACAAG gataTCTTTAAACAAGCGACAGAAGACCGTTTGACGAGTGCAAACGAGCTGCCTTACTTCGAGGGCGACTTCTGGCCCAATGTGTTAGAGGAGAGCATTAAGGAGCTGGagcaggaggaagaggagaggaaaaaagaggAGAACACTGCAGCCTGTGAAACTCCAGAGGTCAGACTTCTCACtgag gGGACGCCAGGGGACAGCAAAAACGccaagaagaaaaacaacaagaaaaccaataAGAATAAGAGCAGCGTGAGCCGAGCCAATAAGAAGAAGCCTGGGATGCCGAATGTAGCCAATGACCTTTCCCAGAAACTCTATGCCACCATGGAGAAACACAAAGAG GTTTTCTTTGTGATCCACCTGCACTCTGGACCGATGATGAACACTCTGCCACCCATCATGGACCCCGACCCGCTGCTCTCCTGCGACCTGATGGACGGCCGGGACGCCTTCCTGACACTGGCTCGGGATAAACACTGGGAGTTCAGCTCTCTGCGCCGCTGCAAGTGGAGCACCATGTGCATGCTGGTGGAGCTGCACAACCAGGGCCAGGACCGGTTCGTCTACACCTGCAACGAGTGCAAGCACCACGTGGAGACTCGCTGGCACTGCACCGTCTGCGAG GACTTTGACTTGTGCATCAACTGCTACAACACTAAGGGCCACGAACACCAGATGGTCAAGTGGGGTCTCGGTCTGGACGATGACAGCAACAGCCAGAGCGGCGAGGCCTCCAAGAGCCCGCAGGAGAGCCGGCGTCTGAGCATTCAGCGCTGCATCCAGTCTCTGGTGCACGCCTGCCAGTGTCGCAACGCCAACTGCTCGCTCCCGTCCTGCCAGAAGATGAAGCGTGTGGTGCAGCACACCAAGGGCTGTAAGCGCAAGACCAACGGCGGCTGCCCCGTCTGCAAGCAGCTCATCGCGCTTTGCTGCTACCACGCCAAGCACTGCCAGGAGAACAAGTGCCCCGTGCCCTTCTGCCTCAACATCAAGCAAAAGCTGCGGCAGCAGCAGCTGCAGCACCGCCTCCAGCAGGCGCAGATGATGCGGCGGCGCATGGCCACCATGCAGGGCCGCGCCGGGCCCCAAAGCCTGCCGTCCCCTCCGCCGACCGCGGCTCCGGGCACGCCCACAGCACAACAGCAGCAGCCGAACACACCCCAAACGCCGCAGCCCCTCCTTCCTAGCCAGCCGACCACGCCCAACGCTGGCGTCATGTCTCCTACGTACCCTACCGCTCCCCGCAACGGCCAGCAAGTGTCCCAAGGTAAGTCAGGCACCCAGGCTTCACCGCTGCACCAACAGCCGTCCCCGCTCCCACAACCTCAgtcgcagcagcagcagcaaccgCCACAGCAACCCCAGCCGCCTCCCGCCGCAGTCCAAATGGCGCGGAAGATCGAGATGATGGCGCAGGCGCAGCAGAGCCAGGGCTATCGTATGACTTTAAACGGTTTGCCCATGAACCACCAGCAACCACAGCAGCGTATGCCTGGTGCCATGCAACCCCCCACGCAGATGGTGGGACCTCGGGGGCAGCAGGTCATGCCGGGCATGTCGCAGGGCCCTTGGGTGCAATCGGGAATGCAGCCGGGAATGCAGCCGGGAATGCAGCAGGCAGCTCCGCCGCAGCAGCAGCAGGCACCGCAGGGTCCACAGCAAACCGTGCCCATGCAGAGGCCCATGATGTCTCAGCAGCAACCACAGCGAATGATGGTGCCCGCGCAGGGCCAGCGGCCACCTCAAAGACCTCCAGCCATCCCACCGAATGCTTTGCAAGACCTTCTGCGCACGCTTAAGTCTCCCAGTTCGCcgcagcaacagcagcaggtGCTTAACATCCTTAAGTCCAACCCGCAGCTCATGGCAGCTTTCATTAAGCAAAGGACAGCGAAGTACGCCAGCCAGccgcaacagcagcagcagccgccacAGGGCATGCAGCCCACAATGCAAGCCATGGCAGCCATGCCGGGTGTCCAAAGACCTGGCATGCCAAcgcaacaacctcagcagcccAACCCACAAGGTATGCCAGCTCTCGGACCAGGGCAGAGTCCGATCCATGCCGAGTTGTACCGTCGACAGCTCTTGCgtcaacaacaacagcagcaacaacaacaacagcagcagcagcaacagcagcaagGCGTTATGACTCATGGCCAGTTCCCTCAAGCACAGGCTCCTGCACCCAGCTACTCGCAACTTCGCATGCAACACCAGCAACTAACGGGAATGCAAGGCGCCGGCGGACCTATGGGCCAACTTCCGCAGATGCAGCAAATGGGTCAGTCGGGATTGGGTATGGATGGCGCGCAGAACTTGATCCACCAACGCATGCtccaacaacagcagcaacagcagcaggcCGTCCTCAAGCCCCAAATGAGCTCGCCGGCAAACCCCATGAGCCCTCAAGGCCACCTGCTACCAGGACAGTCCATGCCAGGCAACACGCTGGGTAGCCAGGTTCGTTCCCCGGCACCCGTGCAGCCCCCACGACCACCGTCGCAGCAGGCACAGCAGCACTCCAGCCCTTCGCCACAGGTCCAACCGCAACCCTCGCCCCACTCTGCTTCTCCTCACCCCGGCCTGGGCACACCCATGGCCACTGGCGCCAGCTTGGAACAACAAGGGCATCTTGGCACACCAGAGCAGAGCACCATGCTCTCGCAGCTTAACGCGCCCGGGCGTAGCGGCCTACCCAATGACCTAGCCATGAGCGGAGACCCCACAGGAGACACGTTGGAGAAATTTGTGGAGCGGTTGTAG